One Ailuropoda melanoleuca isolate Jingjing chromosome 14, ASM200744v2, whole genome shotgun sequence DNA segment encodes these proteins:
- the TEX22 gene encoding testis-expressed protein 22 isoform X1, with protein sequence MDSPEHLSNAPMGKKSELPLPQEHRQPSPPLSPTVAWGQPGAQSEGQQPQTQDWVREPPESRRPSRHWSVSIDERRRRATQGGWEELGTGGPTPHGRVRGGRRGEAGHRCLPLPGVPGAGDAGRMVGAGHTQPLPGPAPPRPHGCPQDIAQLVAQLVSEDVDKDVLLPHPPRSSESANAFHAFLARSTPFWQTVTSEAQVSRSPPS encoded by the exons ATGGACAGTCCGGAGCACTTGTCTAATGCCCCCATGGGGAAGAAGTCAGAACTGCCGCTGCCCCAAGAGCACAGGCAGCCCTCTCCCCCTCTGAGCCCGACTGTGGCCTGGGGCCAGCCCGGTGCCCAGAGCGAAGGGCAGCAGCCGCAGACTCAGGACTGG GTGCGCGAGCCGCCTGAGAGCAGGCGCCCGAGCCGTCACTGGAGCGTCAGCATCGACGAGCGCCGGCGGCGGGCCACGCAGGGCGGCTGGGAGGAGCTGGGCACCGGCGGGCCAACCCCCCACGGCAGGGTGCGTGGCGGGCGGCGGGGAGAGGCTGGGCACCGCTGTCTCCCGCTGCCCGGTGTGCCGGGGGCGGGGGACGCGGGGCGGATGGTGGGCGCGGGCCACACGCAGCCCCttcccggccccgccccgccccgacCCCACGGTTGCCCCCAGGACATCGCGCAGCTCGTGGCCCAGCTGGTGTCCGAGGACGTGGACAAGGAcgtgctcctcccccaccctccgaGGTCCTCTGAGTCGGCCAACGCCTTCCACGCCTTCCTGGCCCGGAGCACGCCTTTCTGGCAGACTGTGACTTCGGAGGCACAGGTCTCGAGGTCACCACCGTCCTAA
- the TEX22 gene encoding testis-expressed protein 22 isoform X2, which produces MDSPEHLSNAPMGKKSELPLPQEHRQPSPPLSPTVAWGQPGAQSEGQQPQTQDWVREPPESRRPSRHWSVSIDERRRRATQGGWEELGTGGPTPHGRDIAQLVAQLVSEDVDKDVLLPHPPRSSESANAFHAFLARSTPFWQTVTSEAQVSRSPPS; this is translated from the exons ATGGACAGTCCGGAGCACTTGTCTAATGCCCCCATGGGGAAGAAGTCAGAACTGCCGCTGCCCCAAGAGCACAGGCAGCCCTCTCCCCCTCTGAGCCCGACTGTGGCCTGGGGCCAGCCCGGTGCCCAGAGCGAAGGGCAGCAGCCGCAGACTCAGGACTGG GTGCGCGAGCCGCCTGAGAGCAGGCGCCCGAGCCGTCACTGGAGCGTCAGCATCGACGAGCGCCGGCGGCGGGCCACGCAGGGCGGCTGGGAGGAGCTGGGCACCGGCGGGCCAACCCCCCACGGCAGG GACATCGCGCAGCTCGTGGCCCAGCTGGTGTCCGAGGACGTGGACAAGGAcgtgctcctcccccaccctccgaGGTCCTCTGAGTCGGCCAACGCCTTCCACGCCTTCCTGGCCCGGAGCACGCCTTTCTGGCAGACTGTGACTTCGGAGGCACAGGTCTCGAGGTCACCACCGTCCTAA